Proteins from a single region of Phormidium ambiguum IAM M-71:
- the treY gene encoding malto-oligosyltrehalose synthase yields MRIPTSTYRIQFHSGFPFAAAQKIVNYLAELGISDFYASPIFKARSGSTHGYDVVDPTQLNPELGTTEEFEQLLSDLQSHNMGWLQDIVPNHMAYDSQNKWLMDVLENGPDSEFFDFFDIEWNHAYESFRGRVLAPLLGTFYGECLENGDIKLQYDETGLSIDYFGLNLPIRIESYDRFLTQNLGQLGKELGRRHPDFVKLLGVVYLIKNLPAEWKGRERYDQLAFVKALLWELYTQNESVKEFFDHNIQFFNGEPGKSETFNLLDSILSEQFYRLSFWKVGAEEINYRRFFTVNELISVKVEEMKVLGRSHSLIERFVREGKFTGLRIDHIDGLYNPNDYLEKLREKVGDTYITAEKILELVGEDLPHHWPIQGTSGYDYLNYVNGLFCCSDRQQEFQDIYSAFTGSNAPYHDLVTEKKHLIIEKNLLGDVDNLAQKLKHISGQTREGSDFTANGLKRVLSEVLALFPVYRTYTSSPDVRPEDTTYIKETIEKAKGRVPLLVKELGYLEKLLLRQDESYLNEEQKADRHHFVMKFQQLTGPLMAKGVEDTLFYNYNRLISLNEVGGNPGTFGITPEEFHQFNQRRSSHWLHSMNATATHDTKRGEDTRARINVLSEMSSEWEENIWTWSEMNRAKKTVINGKPVPDTNDEYFLYQTLIGAFPFNESEYPQFVERVKDFVIKAVREAKVHTAWLRPDSAYEEGYLNFVDRLLAAPESNEFLEKLRPFQQKIAEYGIFNSLSQILLKNTSPGVPDLYQGNELWDLSLVDPDNRRPVEYEKRIGYLQEIKQQIKTDVLQLIKSLLATKEDGRIKMFLTYQLLQARKEHLELFQNGDYKPLTVQGKFSDRIIAFARTYQGKVAITLATRLLAKVIQPGELPLGKDIWEDTSIELPEGMPTVWQDAITLQELKCNNTLYIGEVLQHFPAGLLIG; encoded by the coding sequence ATGAGAATTCCTACCTCAACTTACCGCATTCAATTTCATAGCGGTTTCCCCTTCGCCGCTGCCCAAAAAATCGTCAACTATTTGGCAGAATTGGGAATTTCTGACTTCTACGCTTCCCCTATTTTCAAAGCTAGGTCTGGTAGTACTCACGGTTATGATGTAGTCGATCCCACTCAATTAAATCCAGAGTTAGGAACTACAGAAGAATTTGAGCAATTGTTAAGCGATCTCCAAAGTCATAATATGGGATGGTTACAAGATATTGTCCCTAACCACATGGCTTATGATAGCCAAAATAAATGGCTGATGGATGTGCTAGAAAATGGCCCTGATTCCGAATTTTTCGACTTTTTTGATATTGAATGGAATCATGCTTACGAAAGTTTTAGAGGCAGAGTTCTTGCACCTTTACTCGGCACTTTTTATGGGGAATGTCTAGAAAATGGCGACATAAAATTACAATACGATGAAACAGGATTAAGTATTGATTATTTTGGCTTAAACTTGCCAATTAGAATTGAATCATACGATCGTTTTTTGACGCAAAATCTTGGACAATTGGGGAAAGAATTAGGCAGAAGACATCCAGATTTTGTCAAGTTGTTGGGGGTAGTTTATTTGATTAAAAACCTACCAGCAGAATGGAAGGGTAGAGAAAGATACGACCAATTAGCTTTTGTTAAAGCTTTATTGTGGGAACTTTATACCCAAAACGAATCTGTTAAAGAGTTCTTCGATCACAATATTCAATTTTTTAATGGAGAACCTGGAAAATCCGAAACTTTTAACTTGTTAGATAGCATCCTTTCCGAACAATTTTATCGTTTATCTTTCTGGAAAGTTGGCGCAGAAGAAATCAACTATCGGAGATTTTTTACAGTTAATGAGTTGATTTCTGTAAAAGTCGAAGAAATGAAAGTATTGGGTAGGTCTCATTCTTTAATTGAAAGATTTGTCAGAGAAGGGAAATTTACTGGGTTAAGAATCGATCATATTGATGGACTTTATAACCCCAATGATTATCTCGAAAAACTCCGAGAAAAAGTTGGAGATACATACATCACTGCGGAAAAGATTTTAGAATTAGTTGGGGAAGATTTACCTCATCATTGGCCAATTCAGGGAACCAGTGGTTATGATTATCTGAATTATGTTAATGGTTTGTTCTGCTGTAGCGATCGCCAACAAGAATTTCAAGATATTTACTCTGCTTTTACCGGATCGAATGCACCATATCATGACTTAGTAACCGAGAAAAAGCATTTAATTATTGAGAAAAATTTGTTGGGTGATGTGGATAATTTAGCCCAAAAGTTGAAACATATTTCCGGTCAAACTAGGGAAGGAAGTGATTTTACTGCTAATGGTTTGAAAAGAGTGTTATCCGAGGTTTTAGCTTTATTTCCAGTTTATCGGACTTACACTTCTTCGCCAGATGTGCGACCAGAAGATACCACTTACATCAAAGAAACAATTGAAAAAGCGAAAGGTCGCGTACCATTGTTGGTAAAGGAACTTGGCTATTTAGAAAAGTTGCTGTTACGCCAAGATGAAAGTTATTTGAATGAGGAACAAAAAGCCGATCGACATCACTTTGTCATGAAGTTTCAGCAATTAACAGGCCCCTTGATGGCCAAAGGTGTAGAAGATACACTTTTCTACAACTATAATCGCTTAATTTCTCTCAATGAAGTAGGAGGAAATCCGGGGACTTTTGGCATTACTCCTGAAGAATTTCATCAGTTTAATCAAAGAAGAAGTAGTCATTGGTTACATTCCATGAATGCTACTGCAACTCATGATACTAAACGAGGTGAAGATACGAGAGCAAGAATTAATGTTTTATCGGAAATGTCATCAGAATGGGAAGAAAATATCTGGACTTGGAGTGAAATGAATCGCGCCAAGAAAACTGTAATTAATGGTAAACCTGTACCGGATACCAATGATGAATATTTCCTTTATCAAACCCTGATTGGTGCTTTTCCATTTAATGAAAGCGAGTATCCCCAGTTTGTTGAAAGGGTGAAAGATTTTGTCATTAAAGCAGTGAGAGAAGCTAAAGTTCATACAGCATGGTTAAGACCTGATAGCGCTTATGAAGAAGGATATCTCAATTTTGTCGATCGACTTTTAGCTGCGCCAGAATCAAATGAATTTTTGGAAAAGCTGCGTCCTTTCCAACAAAAAATTGCCGAGTATGGAATTTTTAATTCTCTCTCCCAAATCCTTTTGAAAAACACTTCTCCGGGAGTTCCAGACCTTTATCAAGGTAACGAATTATGGGATTTAAGTTTGGTAGATCCTGATAATCGTCGTCCGGTAGAATACGAAAAGCGAATTGGTTACTTGCAAGAAATCAAACAGCAGATTAAAACAGATGTTTTGCAATTAATTAAAAGTCTGTTGGCAACGAAAGAAGATGGCAGAATTAAAATGTTCTTGACTTATCAATTATTGCAAGCTAGAAAAGAACATTTAGAACTTTTCCAGAATGGTGATTATAAACCTTTAACGGTACAGGGGAAATTTAGCGATCGCATTATCGCCTTTGCCAGAACTTATCAAGGTAAAGTAGCAATTACCTTAGCAACTCGCTTATTAGCTAAAGTAATTCAACCCGGAGAATTACCTTTAGGTAAAGATATTTGGGAAGATACTAGCATTGAATTACCGGAAGGAATGCCAACTGTTTGGCAAGATGCGATTACATTGCAGGAACTAAAATGCAATAATACTCTCTATATTGGCGAAGTATTGCAACATTTTCCCGCAGGGTTGTTAATCGGTTAA
- the purL gene encoding phosphoribosylformylglycinamidine synthase subunit PurL yields MFTNTPFSPEEIASEGLKPEEYQEIVNRLGRHPNKAELGMFGVMWSEHCCYKNSRPLLKQFPTTGDRILVGPGENAGVVDLGDGQRLAFKIESHNHPSAVEPFQGAATGVGGILRDIFTMGARPIAVLNSLRFGNLEDAKTRRIFSGVVEGIAHYGNCLVPEETFIWRDKDGVHFDTIGNFVESRLPTGKTTAELDANNSVETLSVDPDTLESCWQPVRRIFKRRTQQLVTIKTNLSRKITVTPDHPCFIRRNDNWDILPAQSLSIGDEIPLLTNLPLPESETVQPLDLLSYLDEAQSQGVYVALPSNWQPTDVIRRALQLLEPSACNRSRYLKKGILPLWQFLKLESLLNVSRNQIYLYRKSGKANYSKAVIQPDEVFARLLGYYLSEGCVSQNGNTYKIIFTFALHETEYVNDVLDGLKLLGLRGCVEKRQSTIVVYATSWLLGYALKNVWQCGTQASNKAFPAFVFQWPNYLQQEALKGLLRGDGSLTTRTNGSHAKITFATISHKLFAQAVTLIQNQGAIPLIYQRPASEGQIQGRTHQRLPLWQLEVCNFAGLTALAKVFSEERTVELATALTRYNGTKYSFPRFRQSSSDVAVVKIKSIETNSVEECDVYDVEVDNTHLFVTTSGIVTHNCVGVPTIGGEVYFDPAYSGNPLVNAMAMGLMETPEIVKSGANGIGNPVLYVGSTTGRDGMGGASFASAELSDASMDDRPAVQVGDPFMEKSLIEACLEAFKTGAVVAAQDMGAAGITCSTSEMAAKGGVGIELDLDKIPVRETGMVPYEYLLSESQERMLFVAHKGREQELIDIFHRWDLQAVVAGTVIEEPIVRILFQGKVAAEIPATALADNTPIYHRELLSEPPEYAKKAWEWSPETLPVSTSEGIEISGNFQTWNDVLLNLLDTPSIASKRWVYRQYDHQVQNNTVLFPGGADAAVVRVRPLEGEVNPALLNKGVAATVDCNSRYVYLNPYEGAKAVVAEAARNLSCVGAEPVAVTDNLNFGSPEKPVGYWQLAEACRGISEACKEFKTPVTGGNVSLYNETLDSEGNPQPIYPTPVIGMVGIIPDLTKICGQGWQNEGDFIYLLGIPIQSKIANQKSNIVLGASEYLAAIHGIIAGKPPEVDYDLELIVQAACREGIRQGWVRSAHDCAEGGLAVALAEACISGNLGAEINLGVSKEQSERWDNLLFGEGGARILVSVLQDRTEIWESYLQEQLGSNWQKIGRVGDANQNLRILTSDNTLLIDVSIAVVGDRYNHAIERRLAV; encoded by the coding sequence ATGTTTACTAACACTCCCTTTTCTCCCGAAGAAATCGCCTCCGAAGGTCTAAAACCAGAAGAATATCAAGAAATCGTCAACCGTCTTGGTCGCCATCCTAACAAAGCAGAGTTAGGAATGTTCGGTGTCATGTGGTCAGAACACTGTTGTTACAAGAATTCCCGACCCCTACTAAAACAGTTTCCCACAACAGGCGATCGCATCCTCGTTGGTCCCGGAGAAAACGCTGGAGTAGTAGACTTAGGCGACGGACAAAGACTAGCCTTTAAAATCGAATCCCACAACCACCCCTCCGCCGTCGAACCATTCCAAGGCGCAGCCACAGGCGTTGGCGGCATCCTCCGCGATATCTTTACAATGGGTGCGCGTCCCATTGCCGTGTTAAACTCCCTCCGCTTCGGTAATTTAGAAGATGCCAAAACTCGGAGAATATTTAGCGGCGTAGTTGAAGGAATCGCTCATTATGGCAACTGCTTAGTCCCTGAAGAAACATTTATTTGGCGTGACAAAGACGGAGTACATTTTGATACCATCGGTAACTTTGTCGAATCGCGCTTACCAACAGGCAAAACTACCGCCGAATTAGATGCTAACAACTCAGTCGAAACCCTCTCTGTAGACCCCGACACCTTAGAAAGTTGTTGGCAACCAGTCCGCCGCATCTTCAAACGACGTACTCAACAGTTGGTAACTATCAAAACAAATTTAAGCCGTAAAATCACGGTAACACCAGATCATCCTTGTTTTATCCGGCGTAATGATAATTGGGATATTCTCCCAGCACAATCATTAAGCATTGGTGATGAAATTCCCTTACTCACCAACCTACCCTTACCAGAAAGCGAAACAGTTCAACCACTAGATTTACTCAGCTACTTGGATGAGGCGCAAAGTCAAGGCGTTTACGTAGCCTTACCTTCAAATTGGCAACCAACTGATGTCATCCGCAGGGCATTACAATTACTAGAACCTTCTGCTTGTAATCGTTCCCGCTACCTGAAAAAAGGTATACTCCCGCTGTGGCAGTTTCTCAAGTTGGAATCACTACTAAACGTCTCTCGTAATCAGATTTATCTTTACCGCAAAAGTGGAAAAGCCAACTATAGCAAAGCAGTCATTCAGCCAGATGAAGTATTTGCACGGTTACTTGGCTACTATCTCTCCGAGGGATGTGTTTCGCAAAACGGCAACACCTATAAGATAATTTTCACCTTTGCTCTTCACGAAACCGAATACGTTAACGATGTACTAGACGGACTAAAGCTTTTGGGATTGCGAGGCTGTGTCGAAAAACGTCAATCGACTATTGTTGTTTACGCAACTTCCTGGCTACTCGGATATGCCTTAAAAAACGTTTGGCAATGCGGTACTCAAGCAAGCAACAAAGCTTTTCCCGCCTTTGTCTTCCAATGGCCTAACTATTTACAACAAGAAGCACTCAAAGGTCTACTTCGTGGCGATGGTTCCCTGACAACACGCACCAATGGTAGTCATGCCAAAATTACCTTTGCCACCATTAGTCACAAATTATTTGCACAAGCTGTCACTCTGATTCAAAATCAAGGAGCTATTCCTTTAATTTATCAGCGTCCGGCTAGTGAAGGACAAATCCAAGGACGCACTCATCAGCGTTTACCCTTGTGGCAATTAGAAGTTTGTAACTTTGCTGGACTTACCGCCTTAGCTAAAGTTTTTAGTGAAGAACGCACCGTCGAGTTAGCTACAGCTTTAACTCGCTACAACGGAACAAAGTACTCTTTTCCTCGCTTTCGCCAATCATCAAGTGATGTAGCAGTTGTCAAAATTAAAAGCATTGAAACTAACTCGGTTGAAGAGTGCGATGTCTACGATGTTGAAGTAGACAACACTCACCTTTTTGTCACCACTTCTGGCATTGTTACTCATAACTGCGTCGGAGTACCCACCATTGGCGGTGAAGTTTACTTTGACCCTGCTTATTCGGGAAATCCCTTAGTCAATGCAATGGCAATGGGATTAATGGAAACTCCCGAAATTGTAAAATCTGGTGCAAACGGTATTGGCAATCCCGTGTTATACGTTGGTTCTACGACTGGACGGGATGGTATGGGTGGCGCGAGTTTTGCCAGCGCGGAACTGAGTGACGCTTCAATGGACGATCGGCCCGCCGTGCAAGTAGGCGACCCATTTATGGAAAAATCTTTAATAGAAGCTTGTTTAGAAGCATTCAAAACAGGCGCAGTTGTCGCCGCACAAGATATGGGTGCAGCCGGAATTACCTGTTCAACTTCCGAAATGGCAGCTAAAGGTGGAGTCGGAATTGAATTAGATTTAGATAAAATTCCGGTGCGAGAAACGGGAATGGTTCCCTACGAATATCTATTATCAGAATCCCAAGAAAGAATGTTATTTGTTGCTCATAAAGGTAGAGAACAAGAATTAATAGATATCTTCCATCGTTGGGATTTACAAGCAGTTGTTGCCGGAACAGTAATCGAAGAACCAATTGTCAGAATTCTGTTTCAAGGTAAAGTTGCGGCGGAAATTCCGGCGACAGCTTTGGCAGATAATACACCAATTTATCACCGAGAATTGTTATCTGAACCGCCAGAATATGCCAAAAAAGCTTGGGAATGGAGTCCAGAAACTCTCCCGGTTTCTACCAGTGAAGGAATTGAAATTTCCGGTAATTTCCAAACTTGGAATGATGTCCTTTTGAATTTGTTAGATACTCCTTCCATTGCTTCAAAACGTTGGGTTTATCGCCAATACGATCATCAAGTTCAGAACAATACAGTTTTATTTCCTGGTGGTGCAGATGCGGCAGTTGTTAGGGTTCGTCCTTTAGAAGGTGAGGTAAATCCAGCACTTTTAAATAAAGGTGTGGCGGCAACAGTTGATTGCAATTCCCGTTATGTTTACCTTAACCCTTATGAAGGTGCAAAAGCAGTGGTAGCGGAAGCTGCAAGAAACTTAAGTTGTGTTGGTGCAGAACCTGTTGCTGTTACTGATAATCTGAATTTTGGTAGTCCCGAAAAACCTGTTGGTTATTGGCAATTAGCAGAAGCTTGTCGCGGAATTTCGGAAGCTTGTAAAGAGTTTAAAACGCCTGTAACTGGTGGTAATGTTTCTCTTTATAATGAAACTCTCGATAGTGAAGGAAACCCCCAACCAATTTACCCAACTCCTGTAATTGGCATGGTGGGAATCATTCCCGATCTTACTAAAATTTGCGGTCAAGGTTGGCAAAATGAAGGCGATTTTATCTATCTGTTAGGTATACCAATACAATCCAAAATCGCCAATCAAAAATCAAATATTGTTCTGGGTGCTTCGGAATATTTAGCGGCAATTCACGGTATTATTGCTGGAAAACCCCCAGAAGTAGACTATGATTTAGAACTTATTGTGCAAGCTGCTTGCCGTGAAGGTATTCGTCAAGGTTGGGTACGTTCTGCTCATGATTGTGCGGAAGGAGGTTTAGCTGTAGCTTTGGCAGAAGCTTGCATTAGTGGTAACTTGGGCGCGGAAATTAATTTAGGAGTTTCTAAGGAACAAAGTGAGCGTTGGGATAATCTTTTGTTTGGTGAGGGTGGTGCGAGAATTTTAGTTTCGGTATTGCAAGATCGGACCGAAATTTGGGAATCCTATTTACAAGAGCAACTAGGCTCAAATTGGCAAAAAATTGGCAGGGTGGGAGACGCGAATCAAAATTTACGGATTCTCACATCTGACAATACGCTATTAATTGACGTTAGCATTGCAGTGGTAGGCGATCGCTATAATCACGCAATCGAACGTCGCTTAGCAGTTTAG
- the treZ gene encoding malto-oligosyltrehalose trehalohydrolase, producing the protein MVKVGANYLGNTRCQFTVWAPLLKQVAVKIISPQEQLLPMQQLEYGFWQVTAENIEPGSRYVYQLEETKEFPDPASYLQPEGVHKASEVFDHSTFNWTDRDWTGIRLEDYIIYELHIGTFTPEGTFEAVIPRLTRLKELGINAIEIMPVAQFPGERNWGYDGVYPYAVQNTYGGPNGLKKLINACHQEGIAVILDVVYNHLGPEGNYLPNFGPYFTKKYLGDWGDAPNLDFAYCDGVREYFLENALYWLDNFHVDALRLDAIQGIYDMSAKHFLEELAERVQALSQQKGRKFYLTAESDFNDVRIIRPQEVGGYGLDAQWCDDFHHSLHTLITGEQQKYYQDFGKCKDLEKSLREGFVYSGQYSPDRKRRHGKSSIEEPAHKFIICSQNHDQTGNRILGERMTKLTSFEGLKLTAATVLLSPFIPLLFMGEEYGEEAPFLYFISHSDKDLIEAVRKSKKDEFLQTGHEKDFQDPQDPGTFNKCVLNWEQQYQDKHKVLWDFYQELIFLRRINEALKVLDKKRLEVSSREEEKLLFMRRYSYENQVFYVMNFSDRTLTFDAEPPSGSWQKLIDSADLKWMGPGATMPDKLIPGELLTIPAKSFVLYQA; encoded by the coding sequence ATGGTTAAAGTAGGCGCTAATTACTTAGGAAACACCCGTTGTCAATTTACAGTTTGGGCACCGTTGCTTAAACAAGTAGCAGTAAAAATAATTTCCCCTCAAGAACAATTGCTACCAATGCAGCAGTTGGAATATGGTTTTTGGCAAGTCACAGCCGAAAATATTGAACCTGGTAGTCGTTATGTTTATCAGTTAGAAGAAACTAAAGAATTTCCCGATCCTGCTTCTTATTTGCAACCCGAAGGTGTACATAAAGCTTCGGAAGTATTCGATCATAGTACATTTAATTGGACCGATCGTGATTGGACAGGCATTCGTTTAGAAGATTACATAATTTACGAATTACACATAGGCACTTTTACTCCAGAAGGTACTTTTGAAGCAGTTATTCCCAGACTTACCCGATTAAAAGAGTTAGGAATTAATGCCATTGAAATTATGCCAGTAGCCCAATTTCCAGGGGAAAGAAACTGGGGTTACGATGGTGTATATCCCTACGCAGTACAAAATACTTATGGTGGCCCCAATGGGTTAAAAAAACTAATTAATGCCTGTCATCAAGAAGGTATCGCCGTAATTTTAGACGTAGTTTACAATCACTTGGGGCCGGAAGGAAATTATTTACCTAATTTTGGCCCTTACTTTACGAAAAAGTATCTTGGTGATTGGGGAGATGCGCCTAATTTAGATTTTGCTTATTGCGATGGCGTGCGCGAATATTTCCTCGAAAATGCTTTATATTGGTTAGATAATTTTCATGTAGATGCTCTCAGATTAGATGCAATTCAGGGCATTTACGATATGAGTGCGAAACATTTTCTAGAAGAGTTAGCTGAGAGAGTGCAAGCCCTTTCTCAACAAAAAGGAAGGAAGTTTTATCTCACAGCTGAAAGTGATTTTAATGATGTACGAATCATTCGTCCTCAAGAAGTGGGTGGCTATGGACTTGATGCCCAATGGTGCGATGATTTCCATCATTCATTACATACTTTAATTACAGGCGAACAACAAAAGTATTACCAAGATTTTGGCAAGTGTAAAGACTTAGAAAAATCTTTACGTGAAGGCTTTGTTTATTCGGGACAATATTCTCCAGATAGAAAGCGTCGTCACGGCAAATCTTCGATCGAAGAACCTGCTCATAAGTTTATAATTTGTTCCCAAAATCACGACCAAACAGGAAATCGGATTTTGGGTGAGAGAATGACAAAACTTACTTCTTTTGAAGGGTTGAAGTTGACAGCAGCAACCGTGCTTCTTTCGCCATTTATTCCCTTACTTTTTATGGGTGAGGAATATGGGGAAGAAGCACCATTTTTATATTTTATTAGCCACTCAGACAAAGATTTGATTGAAGCTGTCAGAAAATCCAAAAAAGATGAGTTTTTGCAAACTGGTCATGAGAAAGATTTTCAAGACCCGCAAGATCCGGGAACGTTTAACAAGTGTGTTCTAAATTGGGAACAACAATATCAAGATAAACACAAAGTTTTGTGGGATTTTTATCAAGAATTGATTTTCTTACGGCGGATTAATGAGGCTTTGAAAGTTCTGGATAAAAAGAGATTAGAAGTATCTAGTCGGGAAGAAGAAAAATTATTGTTTATGCGGCGCTATAGCTATGAAAATCAGGTGTTTTATGTGATGAATTTTAGCGATCGCACTCTCACCTTTGATGCAGAACCACCTAGCGGAAGTTGGCAAAAACTCATCGATTCTGCCGATCTTAAATGGATGGGGCCAGGTGCTACAATGCCAGATAAATTAATTCCTGGCGAACTACTTACAATTCCTGCCAAAAGTTTTGTCCTTTACCAAGCATAA
- a CDS encoding UPF0175 family protein, which produces MTLLRHADISAGKAAKLLGIYRWQLSDLMIKYDISPFPDQTTRRIRT; this is translated from the coding sequence ATGACATTATTACGGCACGCCGATATCAGTGCTGGAAAAGCAGCAAAACTGCTAGGTATATATAGATGGCAACTTTCCGACTTAATGATTAAGTACGATATCTCACCATTTCCAGATCAAACAACGCGAAGAATTAGAACGTGA
- a CDS encoding polysaccharide deacetylase family protein produces MQLAPIFPLIYQILQPAFPSCLWSASTREPIVALTFDDGPHPEYTPQLLKVLDKYDIPASFFWLGVCVERSPEVAKAVYQRGHWVGLHGYNHRMFTKFPSQILKENLAKTQLAIAQACELDFDYVQNYVRDVRPPNGVFTPQILKSLQSWKYRPVMWSVVPEDWVLPGVAIVVQRVLSQVRNGSLIVLHDGMCGGPDVAQTTDLIVKQLLQRGFKFVTVEQLWQLSQGVC; encoded by the coding sequence ATGCAGCTGGCTCCTATTTTTCCCCTTATTTATCAGATTCTTCAACCTGCTTTTCCCTCTTGTTTGTGGTCGGCAAGTACTAGAGAACCGATTGTCGCCTTAACATTTGATGATGGGCCACATCCTGAATATACGCCTCAGTTATTAAAAGTTTTAGATAAGTATGATATACCAGCTAGTTTTTTCTGGCTGGGTGTTTGTGTAGAAAGGTCGCCAGAAGTAGCCAAAGCAGTGTATCAGCGCGGACACTGGGTAGGGCTACATGGTTATAATCATCGGATGTTTACCAAGTTTCCTTCACAAATTTTAAAGGAAAATTTGGCGAAGACACAGTTAGCGATCGCGCAAGCTTGTGAGCTAGATTTTGACTACGTGCAAAACTATGTCAGAGATGTTCGTCCTCCCAATGGTGTTTTTACTCCGCAGATTTTGAAATCTTTACAAAGCTGGAAATATCGACCTGTAATGTGGAGTGTAGTACCAGAAGATTGGGTACTACCTGGAGTAGCCATTGTAGTACAAAGAGTATTGTCTCAAGTTCGTAATGGTTCGCTGATTGTATTACATGATGGGATGTGTGGTGGGCCTGATGTAGCTCAAACTACAGACTTGATTGTGAAACAACTACTGCAAAGAGGCTTTAAGTTTGTTACAGTGGAGCAGCTTTGGCAACTAAGTCAAGGAGTTTGTTAA
- the purF gene encoding amidophosphoribosyltransferase — MIPNHSLDSEEYPAEINQNRPDKPEEACGVFGLYAPEEDVAKLTYFGLYALQHRGQESAGIATFEGEQVHLHKEMGLVSQVFSETILNELPGTLAVGHTRYSTTGSSRVVNAQPAVVNTRLGKLALAHNGNLVNTTTLRERLLERDCNLLTTTDSEMIAHAIAEEINEGHDWLEGAIRAFHQCQGAFSLVIGTPQGIMGVRDPNGIRPLVIGTLPTEPVRYVLSSETCGLDIIGAEYLRDVEPGELVWITEAGLASFHWTKQPQPKLCIFEMIYFARPDSIMSGETLYSYRMRIGRILAAESAVEADIVIGVPDSGVPAAIGFSQASGIPYAEGLIKNRYVGRTFIQPTQKMRETGIRMKLNPLKDVLYGKRVIIVDDSIVRGTTSRKIVKALRDAGATEVHMRISSPPVTHPCFYGIDTDNQDQLIAATKSVGEITKQIEVDSLAYLSWEGMLKATGENPDNFCSACFTGDYPVTVPELVKRSKLILEKALS; from the coding sequence ATGATTCCCAACCATTCCCTAGACTCTGAAGAGTATCCTGCTGAAATCAATCAAAATCGCCCAGATAAGCCCGAAGAAGCTTGTGGCGTTTTTGGCCTCTACGCCCCAGAAGAAGATGTTGCCAAACTTACTTATTTTGGGTTGTATGCTTTACAACACCGAGGTCAAGAATCAGCAGGAATTGCCACTTTTGAAGGCGAACAAGTACATCTACATAAAGAGATGGGGTTGGTTTCTCAAGTCTTCAGTGAAACAATTCTGAATGAACTGCCTGGTACTTTAGCTGTTGGTCACACTCGCTACTCGACAACAGGTTCTAGTCGGGTGGTCAATGCTCAGCCAGCTGTTGTAAATACTCGGTTAGGGAAGCTTGCGTTAGCGCATAATGGTAATCTTGTCAATACAACCACATTACGGGAAAGATTACTAGAAAGGGACTGTAACTTACTTACCACAACTGACTCGGAAATGATCGCTCATGCGATCGCAGAAGAAATCAACGAAGGACACGATTGGTTAGAAGGCGCAATCCGAGCTTTTCATCAATGCCAAGGAGCTTTTAGCTTAGTCATTGGCACCCCTCAAGGAATCATGGGGGTGCGCGACCCTAATGGTATTCGTCCCTTAGTAATCGGTACTTTACCAACCGAACCAGTACGCTACGTTCTCTCCTCAGAAACCTGTGGATTAGACATTATTGGCGCAGAATATTTACGAGATGTCGAACCTGGAGAATTAGTTTGGATTACAGAAGCAGGGTTGGCATCCTTCCACTGGACAAAACAACCCCAGCCGAAACTTTGTATCTTTGAAATGATTTACTTTGCTCGACCAGATAGCATCATGTCTGGCGAAACACTTTACAGTTATCGGATGCGGATTGGCAGAATATTAGCAGCAGAATCAGCTGTAGAAGCAGATATTGTAATTGGAGTCCCAGACTCCGGCGTTCCCGCCGCCATTGGTTTTTCCCAAGCATCAGGAATTCCTTACGCCGAAGGGTTGATTAAAAACCGCTACGTAGGTCGCACTTTTATTCAACCAACCCAAAAAATGCGGGAAACGGGAATTAGAATGAAACTCAATCCCCTCAAAGATGTTTTGTATGGTAAACGAGTAATTATTGTTGATGATTCCATTGTCAGGGGAACCACAAGCCGGAAAATAGTTAAAGCTTTAAGAGATGCTGGTGCAACCGAAGTTCACATGAGAATCTCTTCACCCCCAGTGACTCACCCTTGCTTTTACGGAATTGATACAGATAATCAAGACCAATTGATTGCTGCTACTAAATCGGTAGGAGAAATTACCAAACAAATAGAAGTTGATTCTTTAGCTTATCTTAGCTGGGAAGGAATGCTCAAAGCTACCGGAGAAAATCCCGATAATTTCTGTTCCGCTTGCTTTACTGGTGATTATCCAGTTACCGTTCCTGAACTAGTAAAACGTTCTAAACTGATTCTGGAAAAAGCACTCAGTTAA